The following coding sequences lie in one Deltaproteobacteria bacterium genomic window:
- a CDS encoding GMC family oxidoreductase N-terminal domain-containing protein yields the protein MHDHSTKAVTAPRIHRGLGVLAALGLVTSTPACDDEDGEASDAGKVCVDGKCDALGGPDDFEFIIVGSGAGGGPLAANLARNNHRVLLLEAGSDQGGNTNYQVPAYHGFSTEDPEMRWDYFVDHYGDDAQANRDSKMVSDANGQPVGILYPRAGTLGGCTAHNALISIIPHDSDWNRIAELTGDASWTADRMQPYADRVFRWLGNERAAADLALFDLKLQKVVSAGVFAFVDATGKGSLGQLFSDLGELKSLLGRDINDQGPGVEGVYPFPLAMKDGKRHAVREYLRETQAAGFPLTIQTGAFVTNLVYADEPSADGRPHVVGVDFVGGEHVYRADPAAPATGDGGPRQRMLASREVIVAAGAFNTPQILKLSGIGPRKELESFGIQPRVDLPGVGENLQDRYEVGVVSKTRGDFSILGECTLDQDPDRDPCLEQWQDGEGPYQSNGGAITIVKRSSRDLPDPDLFIFGVPGKFAGYEPGYSQEALADRSLFTWLILKGHTRNRAGTVTLASANPFDRPHIDFHYFDRGTTAGGADDHDLDAMVKGVGFVRDIGRKARLLMGAPLLGRYDEIWPGPEVRSADEIATWVKDEAWGHHASCTAKIGGDDDPMAVLDSHFRVRGVDGLRVVDASVFPEIPGFFIVMPIYMVAEKATDVLLGELGESRIAANQP from the coding sequence ATGCACGATCACTCGACGAAAGCCGTCACGGCTCCCCGCATCCACCGCGGCCTCGGCGTCCTCGCGGCGCTGGGCCTCGTCACCTCGACACCCGCCTGCGACGATGAGGACGGCGAGGCCAGCGATGCCGGCAAGGTCTGTGTCGACGGCAAGTGCGACGCGCTCGGCGGACCCGACGACTTCGAGTTCATCATCGTCGGCTCGGGCGCGGGCGGCGGGCCGCTGGCGGCCAACCTGGCGCGCAACAACCACCGCGTGCTGCTGCTCGAGGCCGGCAGCGATCAAGGCGGCAACACCAACTACCAAGTGCCGGCGTACCACGGCTTCTCGACCGAGGATCCCGAGATGCGCTGGGACTACTTCGTCGATCACTACGGCGACGACGCCCAGGCCAATCGCGACTCGAAGATGGTGAGCGACGCCAACGGCCAGCCGGTCGGCATCCTCTATCCCCGCGCCGGCACGCTCGGCGGATGCACCGCCCACAACGCGCTCATCAGCATCATCCCCCACGACAGCGACTGGAACCGCATCGCCGAGCTCACCGGCGACGCGTCGTGGACCGCCGATCGCATGCAGCCCTACGCCGACCGCGTGTTCCGCTGGCTCGGCAACGAGCGCGCTGCGGCCGATCTGGCGTTGTTCGACCTCAAGCTGCAGAAGGTCGTCAGCGCCGGGGTCTTCGCGTTCGTCGACGCGACGGGCAAGGGCTCGCTCGGCCAGCTGTTCAGCGACCTCGGCGAGCTGAAGTCGCTGCTCGGTCGTGACATCAATGATCAGGGCCCCGGTGTCGAGGGCGTGTATCCGTTCCCGCTCGCGATGAAGGACGGCAAGCGGCACGCGGTGCGCGAGTACCTGCGCGAGACCCAGGCGGCCGGATTCCCGCTGACGATCCAGACCGGTGCGTTCGTGACCAACCTGGTCTACGCCGACGAGCCCAGCGCCGACGGACGCCCGCACGTCGTCGGCGTCGACTTCGTCGGTGGCGAACATGTCTACCGCGCCGACCCGGCCGCGCCTGCGACCGGCGACGGTGGCCCGCGCCAACGCATGCTCGCGAGCCGCGAGGTGATCGTCGCCGCCGGCGCCTTCAACACCCCGCAGATCCTCAAGCTCTCCGGCATCGGGCCCCGCAAGGAGCTGGAGTCGTTCGGCATCCAGCCGCGCGTCGACCTGCCCGGTGTCGGCGAGAACCTGCAGGATCGCTACGAGGTCGGCGTCGTGAGCAAGACCCGCGGCGACTTCTCGATCCTCGGGGAGTGCACGCTCGACCAGGATCCCGACCGCGACCCCTGCCTGGAACAGTGGCAGGACGGCGAGGGGCCCTATCAGAGCAACGGCGGCGCGATCACGATCGTCAAGCGCTCGTCGCGGGACCTGCCGGATCCCGACCTCTTCATCTTCGGCGTGCCGGGGAAGTTCGCTGGTTACGAGCCGGGCTACTCGCAGGAGGCGCTCGCCGATCGCAGCCTCTTCACGTGGCTGATCCTGAAGGGCCACACCCGCAATCGCGCGGGCACCGTGACGCTCGCGTCGGCCAACCCGTTCGACAGACCACACATCGACTTCCACTACTTCGACCGTGGCACCACGGCCGGAGGCGCCGACGACCACGATCTCGATGCCATGGTGAAGGGCGTCGGCTTCGTGCGCGACATCGGTCGCAAGGCGCGTCTGTTGATGGGCGCACCGCTGCTGGGCCGCTACGACGAGATCTGGCCCGGGCCCGAGGTCCGCAGCGCCGACGAGATCGCGACGTGGGTGAAGGACGAGGCGTGGGGCCACCACGCCTCGTGCACCGCGAAGATCGGCGGCGACGACGACCCGATGGCGGTGCTCGACAGCCACTTCCGCGTGCGCGGCGTCGACGGCCTGCGCGTCGTCGATGCCTCGGTGTTCCCGGAGATCCCCGGCTTCTTCATCGTGATGCCGATCTACATGGTGGCCGAGAAGGCCACCGACGTGCTGCTCGGCGAGCTCGGCGAGAGCCGCATCGCTGCCAACCAGCCGTAG
- a CDS encoding DUF3817 domain-containing protein, whose product MRPTAVQPDPTRRFRKVAFVEGVSLLLLLFVAMPLKYAADLPLAVRVVGSLHGALFLWYVYEAIDLRLTKQWTNVRLLVALVVSSIPFATFWFDARLRRELSPAT is encoded by the coding sequence ATGCGTCCGACTGCCGTGCAACCCGACCCGACCCGTCGCTTCCGCAAGGTCGCCTTTGTCGAGGGCGTGTCGCTGCTGCTGCTGCTGTTCGTCGCGATGCCGCTCAAGTACGCCGCCGACCTGCCGCTGGCCGTGCGCGTCGTCGGCTCGCTGCACGGCGCGCTGTTCCTCTGGTACGTGTACGAAGCGATCGACCTGCGGCTCACCAAGCAGTGGACCAACGTGCGGCTGCTGGTCGCGCTGGTGGTGTCGTCGATCCCATTCGCAACCTTCTGGTTCGACGCGCGGCTGCGCCGCGAGCTCTCGCCCGCGACGTAG
- a CDS encoding protein kinase, whose protein sequence is MREHEPSDADAVPEGGPAPDAETIEHAPGVESQFLLARAQQRLLGAPADAAPVVVGRYRIVRRLGAGAMGLVYAGRDDALDREVAIKLLQSQLADSETSRQRLMREAQAMARLNHPNVAHVYEVGEHAQQLFIAMELVRGETLRQWQRERPRSVPELLAMHLQAARGLAAAHDVGLVHRDYKPDNVMIDAGGRARVMDFGLARASGEASPSLEQLPSDGEPSASQEAMARSPFFADATVTGTVMGTPAYMAPEQMAGQRVDHRADQFAFCVALYEALYGERPFSGATATARIDAIRGRERHPPERPRREVPRSVHALLRRGLAYAPADRFASMHALIDGLAPHVARAERRTVTRWLAAAGTIGAAGLTIALLAREPPVSAAAQAPVALPSEVDPWAPIVAASELPATMPAPLPDDPTHVTSHRLRNGLTIHLAPRPGVPLVETAVVVRVDATDERADEAGVSELLRDTLGDSELLGSIDPAAEATVRAQEHAVLAAITPQMTEAERDAKLAEAHRIRQRARPWIVDLEDYTLGAELGFGTIANELPPGSAVSQGIPRPHLRAWVQMQAERLRRPAFRRFLGQLGHDLNARRVGADDALRVAIDRAIGDETGWPLAADVVANALAKIPFAQMVDLHRRYYRPNNTAFVLVGDVTATEVMPLFEEAFGDWEPAELPPRRIPANEPDARVHVIDDGPAQVSFAWPATLAPEITAPLLVMLQRSTLAEQWLAADGRARWVPQDATPYTLELAVTPTPGHDLDDAEAAVLAMLTAWAEQGPDPTAWASAHRQQRREGLTSISSSRGLATAIADAFARRRSWQDHLASLRGEGMSPAAIPVAARTLLDHPAVVVRREPGPPTAKPLPSLELASNASGAPGPSALAQALRSAPSSVLEPQFLAPGRDALVQPWGEGRVIAVDEDVPVFRLAWVLPTGVADDPWSCDAWRARVNELAPRGERDGAAMQLRCGARELEIELLLAAEDLPAAWASIAALGSGELGTSAAARALDDTRGARERLRSSAESMAEAFPIAAWFGDDGVDAHLPDDAALTRATPELLQASLRRTRAAAPDLLLAGPDARARVGDLPPPPGGHTRAPVLPRPRADGRTVVLLLDAPALGRTRVDVGVVLPVGDGHARARDEVLRFVGSDREMPELREPASYTSMPLADGLYGAALWTLDGADCQSVDAAVVLADLVARLSNPMDDEIFMGARGLAEGVLRAQRRTGLDAARYLWSWAGIGLDHDPALEQWTALANLSAAELRARRAEFATVPKVLTVSGDLSRLDRAALSRLGTVIEVDASTLRDPTLSDLARFGYALRSD, encoded by the coding sequence ATGCGCGAGCACGAGCCGAGCGACGCCGACGCGGTGCCGGAGGGTGGACCGGCTCCGGACGCAGAGACCATCGAGCACGCGCCCGGGGTCGAGTCGCAGTTTCTACTCGCGCGCGCGCAGCAGCGACTGCTCGGCGCACCAGCGGACGCCGCACCGGTGGTCGTCGGTCGCTACCGCATCGTCCGACGGCTCGGCGCCGGCGCGATGGGCCTGGTCTACGCCGGCCGCGACGACGCGCTCGATCGCGAGGTCGCGATCAAGCTCCTGCAGTCGCAGCTCGCCGACTCCGAGACCTCGCGCCAGCGACTGATGCGCGAGGCACAGGCGATGGCGCGGCTCAACCATCCCAACGTCGCCCACGTCTACGAGGTCGGTGAGCACGCGCAGCAGCTGTTCATTGCGATGGAGCTGGTCCGCGGCGAGACGCTGCGGCAGTGGCAGCGCGAGCGCCCCCGTAGCGTGCCCGAGCTGCTCGCCATGCACCTGCAGGCGGCCCGGGGCCTCGCCGCCGCCCACGATGTCGGCCTGGTGCACCGCGACTACAAGCCCGACAATGTGATGATCGACGCGGGCGGGCGAGCGCGCGTGATGGACTTCGGGCTCGCGCGCGCCAGCGGCGAGGCGTCGCCATCGCTCGAGCAGCTGCCGAGCGATGGCGAGCCCTCGGCCTCGCAGGAGGCGATGGCCCGCAGCCCGTTCTTCGCCGACGCGACCGTGACCGGCACCGTCATGGGCACGCCCGCGTACATGGCGCCCGAGCAGATGGCGGGGCAGCGCGTCGACCACCGCGCCGATCAGTTCGCGTTCTGCGTGGCCTTGTACGAGGCCTTGTACGGCGAGCGCCCGTTCTCGGGCGCGACCGCGACCGCGCGCATCGATGCAATCCGCGGCCGCGAGCGTCACCCCCCCGAGCGCCCACGACGGGAGGTCCCGCGGAGCGTGCACGCGCTGCTGCGGCGCGGGCTCGCGTACGCGCCCGCGGATCGCTTCGCGTCGATGCACGCGCTCATCGACGGGCTCGCACCCCACGTCGCACGCGCCGAGCGACGCACGGTGACCCGTTGGTTGGCGGCCGCGGGGACGATCGGCGCCGCCGGACTCACGATCGCGCTGCTCGCCCGCGAGCCGCCGGTGTCGGCGGCCGCGCAAGCCCCGGTCGCCCTGCCGAGCGAGGTCGACCCGTGGGCGCCGATCGTCGCGGCCTCCGAGCTGCCGGCGACGATGCCCGCGCCGCTACCAGACGACCCGACCCACGTGACCAGCCACCGGCTGCGCAACGGGCTCACGATCCATCTCGCGCCGCGACCCGGCGTGCCGCTGGTCGAGACCGCGGTGGTCGTGCGCGTGGACGCGACCGACGAGCGCGCCGACGAGGCCGGCGTCTCCGAGTTGCTCCGCGACACGCTCGGCGACAGCGAGCTGCTCGGCAGCATCGATCCCGCCGCCGAGGCTACCGTGCGCGCGCAGGAGCACGCAGTGCTGGCCGCGATCACACCGCAGATGACCGAGGCCGAGCGCGACGCCAAGCTCGCGGAGGCCCACCGCATCCGACAGCGGGCACGGCCGTGGATCGTCGACCTCGAGGACTACACGCTCGGTGCCGAGCTCGGCTTCGGCACCATCGCCAACGAGCTGCCGCCGGGCTCGGCGGTGAGCCAGGGTATCCCGCGCCCGCATCTGCGTGCGTGGGTGCAGATGCAGGCCGAGCGCCTGCGACGCCCTGCGTTCCGCCGCTTCCTCGGCCAGCTCGGCCACGATCTGAATGCCCGCCGCGTCGGCGCCGACGATGCGCTGCGGGTGGCGATCGATCGCGCGATCGGAGACGAGACCGGTTGGCCGCTGGCGGCCGACGTGGTCGCGAACGCACTCGCAAAGATCCCCTTTGCGCAGATGGTCGACCTCCACCGCCGGTACTACCGCCCCAACAACACTGCGTTCGTGCTGGTGGGTGACGTCACGGCGACCGAGGTGATGCCGCTGTTCGAAGAGGCGTTCGGCGACTGGGAGCCCGCCGAGCTGCCCCCGCGTCGGATTCCCGCGAACGAGCCCGACGCTCGAGTCCACGTGATCGACGATGGCCCCGCGCAGGTCAGCTTCGCGTGGCCGGCGACCCTCGCCCCTGAGATCACCGCGCCGCTGCTGGTGATGCTGCAGCGTTCGACACTCGCCGAGCAGTGGCTCGCCGCGGATGGGCGCGCGCGCTGGGTGCCCCAGGACGCGACCCCGTACACCCTCGAGCTCGCGGTCACGCCGACCCCAGGCCACGATCTCGACGACGCCGAGGCGGCCGTGCTCGCGATGCTCACCGCGTGGGCCGAGCAGGGCCCCGATCCCACCGCGTGGGCGAGCGCGCACCGCCAGCAGCGACGCGAGGGCCTGACCAGCATCTCCAGCTCCCGCGGCCTCGCCACCGCGATCGCCGATGCGTTCGCACGACGCCGCAGCTGGCAGGACCATCTCGCGTCGCTGCGCGGCGAAGGCATGTCGCCGGCGGCGATCCCCGTCGCTGCGCGCACGCTGCTCGACCACCCCGCGGTGGTCGTCCGACGCGAGCCCGGGCCCCCGACCGCGAAGCCGCTACCGTCGCTCGAGCTCGCGAGCAACGCGAGCGGTGCCCCGGGCCCGTCGGCGCTGGCACAGGCGCTGCGCAGCGCGCCCTCCAGCGTGCTCGAGCCGCAGTTCCTCGCGCCTGGTCGCGACGCGTTGGTCCAGCCGTGGGGCGAGGGCCGCGTCATCGCCGTCGACGAAGACGTGCCGGTGTTCCGGCTCGCGTGGGTGCTGCCGACCGGCGTCGCCGACGATCCATGGAGCTGCGATGCGTGGCGCGCACGCGTGAACGAGCTTGCGCCCCGGGGCGAGCGCGACGGCGCGGCGATGCAGCTGCGCTGCGGTGCGCGCGAGCTGGAGATCGAGCTGTTGCTCGCGGCCGAGGATCTCCCGGCCGCATGGGCCAGCATCGCCGCGCTCGGCAGCGGCGAGCTGGGCACGAGCGCGGCCGCACGCGCACTCGACGACACCCGCGGTGCCCGCGAACGCCTGCGCAGCAGCGCCGAGAGCATGGCCGAAGCGTTCCCGATCGCGGCGTGGTTCGGCGACGACGGTGTCGATGCGCACTTGCCCGATGACGCCGCGCTCACCCGCGCGACCCCCGAGCTGCTGCAAGCGTCGCTGCGACGCACGCGGGCGGCAGCACCCGATCTCCTGCTCGCCGGGCCCGATGCACGCGCGCGCGTCGGCGACCTGCCGCCGCCACCGGGCGGGCACACGCGCGCACCGGTGCTCCCGCGACCACGCGCCGACGGACGCACGGTCGTGCTGCTGCTCGACGCGCCGGCACTCGGTCGCACCCGCGTCGACGTCGGCGTCGTGTTGCCCGTGGGTGACGGCCACGCGCGCGCCCGCGACGAGGTGCTGCGCTTCGTCGGCTCCGATCGCGAGATGCCCGAGCTGCGCGAGCCTGCGTCGTATACCTCGATGCCGCTCGCCGACGGGCTGTATGGCGCCGCGCTGTGGACACTCGATGGCGCCGATTGCCAGTCCGTCGACGCGGCGGTCGTGCTCGCCGACCTCGTGGCGCGCCTGTCGAACCCGATGGACGACGAGATCTTCATGGGCGCCCGGGGACTCGCCGAGGGAGTGCTCCGCGCCCAGCGGCGTACCGGGCTGGACGCTGCGCGCTACCTGTGGAGCTGGGCGGGCATCGGCCTCGACCACGATCCCGCGCTCGAGCAGTGGACCGCGCTGGCCAATCTCAGCGCCGCCGAGCTGCGCGCTCGACGGGCCGAGTTCGCGACGGTGCCGAAGGTGCTGACGGTGTCGGGCGATCTGTCGCGCCTCGATCGCGCCGCGCTCTCGCGCCTGGGCACCGTCATCGAGGTCGACGCGAGTACCCTGCGAGACCCGACCCTCAGCGACCTCGCGCGGTTCGGCTACGCGTTGCGCTCGGACTGA
- a CDS encoding sigma 54-interacting transcriptional regulator — translation MPVVPRADPTARRMLVIAGDRVGTHLLPDTGEVRVGRGEDAELRIDDPSVSREHARLFFEKGKPVMIADAGSSNGTRVRGKALTAGQKVALAPGETFEVGSALLMLQSPFAFDDGQAARGEGGIVIEDRTMAGIYQLAERIAKSTINVLLLGETGVGKDVLSRRIHAMSPRADKPFLPLNCGSLSEQLLESELFGHERGSFTGAVEAKQGLLEAADGGTVFLDEVGELPLSVQVKLLRVLEERQVRRVGGIRSRPFDIRFIAATNRDLGEAVHNGGFRADLFYRLNGISLTIPPLRQRVGEIDGLARRFVADASTRAERGRAPDISPEAMAWLASYAWPGNIRELQNTMERAVLLCSDDVITLDHLPPTTGPSGPGRGVDGRDSDDGDPERQKILDALEKCAGNQTRAARMLGISRNTLLARLDAYGVARPRKPTK, via the coding sequence ATGCCGGTGGTCCCCCGGGCCGATCCGACCGCGCGACGCATGCTGGTGATCGCCGGCGATCGCGTCGGCACCCACCTGCTGCCCGACACCGGCGAGGTCCGCGTGGGCCGTGGCGAGGACGCCGAGCTACGCATCGACGACCCCTCGGTGTCGCGCGAGCACGCGCGCCTGTTCTTCGAGAAGGGCAAGCCCGTGATGATCGCCGACGCTGGTAGCAGCAACGGCACCCGCGTGCGGGGGAAGGCGCTGACGGCGGGCCAGAAGGTTGCGCTCGCGCCCGGCGAGACCTTCGAGGTCGGCTCGGCGCTGCTCATGCTGCAGTCGCCGTTCGCGTTCGACGACGGCCAGGCCGCCCGTGGCGAGGGCGGCATCGTCATCGAAGACCGCACGATGGCGGGCATCTACCAGCTCGCCGAGCGCATCGCGAAGTCGACCATCAACGTGCTCTTGCTGGGCGAGACCGGCGTCGGCAAGGACGTGCTCTCGCGTCGCATCCACGCGATGTCGCCGCGAGCCGACAAGCCGTTCCTGCCGCTCAACTGTGGCTCGCTGTCGGAGCAGCTGCTCGAGAGCGAGTTGTTCGGCCACGAACGCGGCTCGTTCACCGGCGCGGTCGAGGCGAAGCAAGGCCTGCTCGAGGCCGCCGATGGCGGCACCGTGTTCCTCGACGAGGTCGGCGAGTTGCCGCTGTCGGTGCAGGTCAAGCTGTTGCGCGTGCTCGAGGAGCGCCAGGTCCGACGCGTCGGTGGCATCCGCTCGCGGCCGTTCGACATCCGCTTCATCGCCGCGACCAACCGCGATCTCGGCGAGGCGGTCCACAACGGTGGCTTCCGCGCGGATCTGTTCTATCGCCTCAACGGCATCTCGCTGACGATCCCGCCGCTGCGCCAGCGCGTGGGCGAGATCGACGGGCTCGCGCGGCGCTTCGTGGCCGACGCCAGCACCCGCGCCGAGCGAGGACGTGCGCCGGACATCTCGCCCGAGGCGATGGCGTGGCTAGCCAGCTACGCGTGGCCCGGCAACATCCGCGAGCTGCAGAACACCATGGAGCGCGCGGTGCTGCTGTGCAGCGACGACGTCATCACGCTCGATCACCTGCCGCCGACCACCGGGCCGTCGGGCCCCGGACGCGGCGTCGACGGGCGAGACAGCGACGACGGCGATCCCGAGCGGCAGAAGATCCTCGACGCGCTCGAGAAGTGTGCCGGCAACCAGACCCGCGCCGCGCGGATGCTCGGCATCTCGCGCAACACCTTGTTGGCGCGTCTCGATGCGTACGGCGTGGCGCGGCCACGAAAGCCCACCAAGTAG
- a CDS encoding trypsin-like serine protease, with translation MLGSRLWWCWCVAAVSLLPRLVAAEGPVDAPIDRLSDTPPPSTPIMGGDPTDTGEFDEVVAITIGDELCTGTVVAPRLVLTAAHCLVDTTDATRVFVHYGKDVFGGRIEASGWGTHPDYCHECRNDIFDYGYVLLPANFSVPGGYPAPITDQDQWDAYMTAGTPLTLVGYGGDHETEDMVYNAGRKRSVDTTLRKLTPKGTEFTAGGSGEDTCPGDSGGPAFVVLPDGTRRLAGITSRGGRPCGKGGYYGTPYPALCWVRDATGVDLIGPECGACDCLDIAPPAENDRCAVASSDDAPGWLGWLAIAVIVVRTGAAARRVARRGRASA, from the coding sequence ATGCTCGGATCGCGGTTGTGGTGGTGCTGGTGCGTCGCAGCGGTGTCGCTGCTGCCGCGACTCGTCGCGGCCGAGGGGCCCGTCGATGCACCGATCGATCGCCTGAGCGACACCCCGCCACCCTCGACGCCGATCATGGGTGGCGATCCGACCGACACCGGCGAGTTCGACGAGGTGGTCGCGATCACGATCGGCGACGAGCTGTGCACCGGCACCGTGGTCGCGCCTCGGCTGGTGCTCACCGCCGCCCACTGTCTGGTCGACACCACCGACGCCACCCGCGTATTCGTCCACTACGGCAAGGACGTGTTCGGTGGTCGCATCGAGGCCAGCGGCTGGGGCACCCACCCCGACTATTGCCACGAGTGCCGCAACGACATCTTCGACTACGGCTACGTCCTGCTGCCGGCGAACTTCTCCGTGCCAGGTGGCTACCCCGCACCGATCACCGATCAGGACCAGTGGGACGCGTACATGACCGCCGGCACGCCGCTCACCTTGGTCGGCTACGGTGGCGATCACGAGACCGAGGACATGGTCTACAACGCCGGTCGCAAGCGATCGGTGGACACCACGCTGCGCAAGCTGACACCCAAGGGCACCGAGTTCACCGCCGGCGGCAGCGGTGAAGACACCTGCCCAGGCGACTCGGGTGGACCCGCGTTCGTGGTGCTGCCCGACGGCACGCGGCGACTCGCTGGCATCACCTCGCGCGGCGGCAGGCCGTGTGGCAAGGGCGGCTACTACGGCACGCCCTACCCCGCGCTGTGCTGGGTCCGCGACGCCACCGGCGTCGACCTCATCGGCCCCGAGTGCGGCGCGTGCGATTGCCTCGACATCGCGCCGCCGGCCGAGAACGACCGCTGCGCCGTCGCCTCGAGCGACGACGCGCCCGGCTGGCTCGGGTGGCTCGCGATCGCAGTGATCGTCGTGCGCACGGGCGCGGCCGCGCGGCGGGTCGCTCGTCGCGGCCGCGCGAGCGCCTGA
- a CDS encoding M23 family metallopeptidase codes for MAAARVYDATCGIAEAAAGAPARWNKGPAACVDTPRVGSRRLRRAVLGLASLLACRQHAEPIEAPPSAPPPCGGFDWPVGPPDASGYYDAQPFGGLEAHLGEDWNGNGGGDSDLGDPVFAIADGEVSSARHEGEGWGNVVRVVHRCGDGGEYESLYAHLDVIAVELGAPIGRGTPLGAIGTADGRYLAHLHLELRTRVGAPLGGGYGTSADHVAPSTFIAAHRP; via the coding sequence ATGGCGGCCGCCCGAGTGTACGACGCGACCTGCGGAATCGCCGAGGCTGCCGCGGGCGCCCCCGCCCGTTGGAACAAGGGCCCTGCAGCGTGCGTCGACACCCCACGCGTGGGATCTCGTCGCCTTCGACGCGCGGTGCTCGGGCTCGCCAGCCTGCTCGCGTGTCGTCAACACGCCGAGCCGATCGAGGCGCCGCCTTCGGCCCCACCGCCGTGCGGCGGCTTCGACTGGCCGGTCGGACCACCGGATGCGTCGGGCTACTACGACGCACAGCCCTTCGGCGGCCTCGAGGCCCACCTCGGCGAGGACTGGAACGGCAACGGCGGCGGCGACTCCGACCTCGGCGATCCGGTGTTCGCGATCGCCGACGGTGAGGTCAGCTCGGCGCGGCACGAGGGCGAGGGATGGGGCAACGTCGTGCGTGTCGTGCATCGCTGTGGTGACGGCGGCGAGTACGAGTCGCTGTACGCCCACCTCGATGTCATCGCGGTGGAGCTCGGGGCTCCGATCGGGCGCGGCACGCCGCTCGGCGCCATCGGGACCGCCGACGGCCGCTATCTGGCGCACCTGCACCTCGAGCTACGCACGCGGGTCGGCGCGCCGCTGGGGGGTGGCTACGGGACCTCGGCGGACCACGTCGCGCCGTCGACGTTCATCGCCGCCCACCGTCCGTGA
- a CDS encoding GNAT family N-acetyltransferase — translation MAGTDALHYGALAPDDAPALRELLGRAFGVTTAECEPWFDLAGRDNIRVVRRGAVVEGGCMVLPMGQHFGGVVVPTGAIAGVGVRTDARRGGVATRMMTEALHELHARGVPLSTLYASNAELYRRVGYEHAGTRFAATVRPRELPFHERSGSSRDLVGADSISVQRLYESVARHRNGHMARTEYLWHRLHRVRHGIAAQGLLLHDDDGAPEAYLFWRLHRREMFHRLEVTDWVALTPQGYRRLWSTIVDLRTMIDDVRFYTAPADPMLRVLPDPRLEVQLEAAWMLRIVDVAKAIAARGYRSALRFALGLQIRDDVIAANDGTFTVEFADGRASVCSGGKPEVHLDVRTLASIYSGFVDTGTAIALGQLQGDPAALDRLALAFGDGAPWMPEMF, via the coding sequence GTGGCCGGGACCGATGCTCTCCACTATGGTGCGCTCGCGCCGGACGATGCGCCGGCGCTGCGCGAGCTGCTGGGCCGAGCCTTCGGTGTGACCACGGCCGAGTGCGAGCCGTGGTTCGACCTCGCGGGACGCGACAACATCCGCGTGGTGCGACGCGGTGCGGTGGTCGAGGGCGGCTGCATGGTGTTGCCGATGGGGCAGCACTTCGGCGGCGTGGTGGTGCCGACGGGTGCGATCGCGGGCGTCGGCGTGCGCACGGATGCTCGACGCGGCGGCGTCGCGACGCGCATGATGACCGAGGCGCTGCACGAGCTGCATGCCCGGGGTGTCCCGCTGTCGACGCTGTATGCCTCGAACGCGGAGCTCTACCGCCGCGTGGGCTACGAGCACGCCGGCACGCGATTCGCCGCGACCGTGCGCCCCCGCGAGCTGCCGTTCCACGAGCGCAGTGGCAGCAGCCGCGATCTCGTCGGCGCCGACAGCATCTCGGTGCAGCGGCTCTACGAATCGGTCGCGCGCCACCGCAATGGTCACATGGCGCGCACCGAGTACCTGTGGCACCGCCTGCATCGCGTGCGACACGGCATCGCCGCGCAGGGCCTGCTGCTGCACGACGACGACGGCGCACCCGAGGCCTATCTGTTCTGGCGCCTGCACCGACGCGAGATGTTCCACCGCCTCGAGGTCACCGACTGGGTCGCGCTCACGCCCCAGGGGTACCGCAGGCTGTGGAGCACGATCGTCGATCTGCGCACGATGATCGACGACGTCCGCTTCTATACCGCGCCCGCCGATCCGATGCTCCGCGTGCTACCCGACCCGCGGCTCGAGGTGCAGCTCGAGGCGGCGTGGATGCTGCGCATCGTGGACGTCGCCAAGGCGATCGCTGCCCGCGGCTACCGCAGCGCGCTGCGATTCGCGCTGGGCCTGCAGATCCGCGACGATGTGATCGCTGCCAACGACGGCACGTTCACCGTGGAGTTCGCCGACGGCCGCGCCAGCGTGTGCAGTGGTGGCAAGCCCGAGGTGCACCTCGACGTGCGCACGTTGGCATCGATCTACAGCGGCTTCGTCGACACCGGCACCGCGATCGCACTGGGGCAGCTGCAGGGCGACCCCGCCGCGCTCGATCGCCTCGCGCTGGCGTTCGGCGACGGCGCGCCGTGGATGCCCGAGATGTTCTGA